The Deltaproteobacteria bacterium genome contains the following window.
AGCCCGTGGGCTTCCGCCGCTGGGCCGCGGTGTGCGTCGGCCTCGCGGGCGTCATCGTGATACTTCGTCCCGGTGAAGGCGCCGTGCAACTGGTGGCGCTGTTCCCCTTGGCCGCGGCCTGCTGCTACGCGGCCATGCAGATCATGACCCGCCGCCTCGGGACCACCGAGCGCGCCTCCACCATAGCCTTCTACTCCCAGGTGGCCTTCATCGTCGCCAGCGTCACCATGGGGCTGGTGGCGGGCGACGGGCGGTTCGCGCCCGACGACGGCACGATCCTCGTGTTTCTGCTGCGGGCCTGGACGGTCCCGTCGATCGCGGACGGCGCGCTGTTCCTCGGCATCGGCGCCTTGAACGGAGTCGCCGCCTACCTCATGTCCCAAGGCTACCGCGTCTCGGTGCCCGCGGCACTCGCGCCGTTCGAGTACGTGGCGCTGCCCATGTCGGTGTTCTGGGGGGTGCTGTTCTTCGGCCACTGGCCGGACGCGGTGACATACGCCGGGATGGCGCTGGTCTGCGGCGGCGGCCTCTACGTGCTGAACCACGAGCGAGTCCGCCGGTCCGGCGCCAGATCAAGCTCGTGACCGTACTTGAGTGGGTCAAGGACAAGCCCGGGCCTTCCCCGGAAGTGCCGCTCAGCTTTCAGTTGACAGGCGGGCGTCGATGTACCGGACTCCCGCGGCCAGCCGCGCCAGGGTCACGTTCCGCCCGAGCACGTCGATGACCTCGTAGATGCCGGGGCTCACGGTTGACCCGGTCAACGCCACGCGCACGGGCTGAGCCACCCGGCCCAGCTTGATGTCCCGGTCCGCCACGATGTCGCCGAACACCTGCTCGATGCCGGACTGGTTGAAGTCGGCCAGATTCCCCAGCTTGACGGAAACCTCCTGGAGAAGGCTCTTGGCTTCGGGAACGAGGTGCTTGCGGCCGGCCTTCTCGTCGATCTCCACCGTTTCGGCGAGGAAGTAGTGCGCCATGTCCGCCAGCTCCACCAGCGACTTGGCCCGTTCTCTCAGGGTCTTGACCATCTTCTCCAGCCACGGGCGGTCGCCGGGCACGGCGTAGCCCTTGGCCGTCAGGTAGGGGACTGCGTCTTCGGCCAGTTGGGCCGTCGGGCGGTTCTTGAGGTAATGGGCGTTGAGCCACAGGAGCTTCTCCGGGTTGAACACCGCCGAGGACTTGCCCACGGCGTCGATGTCGAACTTCTCCACCAGTTCGTGGGCGTCGAAGATCTCCTGGTCGCCGTGGGACCAGCCCAGCCGCACCAGGTAGTTGTTGAGCGCCTCGGGATAGTAGCCCATGTCCCGGTAGGCCGTCACCGAGGTGGCGCCGTGGCGCTTGCTGAGGCGCTTCTTGTCCTCCCCCAGGATCAGCGGCACGTGGGCGAACACCGGTGGCTCCGCCCCCAGCGCCCGGTAGAGTTGCATCTGCCGCGGCGTGTTGGACAGGTGGTCGTCGCCGCGGACGATGTGGGTGATGCCCATGTCGATGTCGTCGCACACCACGCAGAAGTTGTAGGTCGGGTTCCCGTCCGAGCGCGCGAGGATCAGGTCGTCCAGCTCCGTGTTGTCGAACTCCACCCGCCCCTTGACCTTGTCCTCCACGACCGTGGCGCCGCTCTCTGGCGAACGGAACCGGATGGTAAAGGGAATCCCCTCCGGCAACGTCACCGCCGCCCGCTCCGCGGGCCGGCACGTGCCGTCGTACATCGGCTTGCGCTTCTCGGCCATCGCCGCCTGGCGCTTTGCGTCCAGGGTCTCGGGCGTGCACACGCAGGGGTAGGCGTCCCCGGCGCTCAAGAGGGCCCGGAGCCGGTCCTGGTACAGGTCCATCCGCTCCGTCTGGTAGAACGGCCCCTCGTCCCACTCCAACTCCAGCCATTCCATGCTCCGCAGGATCGCGTCGATGGCCTCCGGGGTTGAGCGCTGGCGGTCCGTGTCCTCGATGCGGAGCACAAACTTCCCGCCGCAGTGCCGTGCGTACAGGTAGTTGAACAGCGCCGTGCGCGCGCCGCCGATGTGCAGGTAGCCGGTGGGGCTGGGAGCGAAACGTGTTCGGACTTGGGGCATGAGTTCCGTGGTTCCGGATCTTTAGTGAAGTTGTGGCGTGCGGAGCGCCATGAGGGCGCGTCGCCGGACCACGCCCTCCACGCATCATTTGTAGAAGGCGCCGTCAGCGGTTGTCAAATCAAGGCCTGTAACTGCTGGCGGGTATGAGCGAACGATGGAGGGCCGCTGGAGTGATGGGAGTTGCCAGCGGAGAAATCTGTGGGGCGGTGTCTTGCCGACTAACCGAGGTACCGCGTGATGCCGACGGCAACCGCGGCAATGCTGACGACGATACCCAGTAT
Protein-coding sequences here:
- a CDS encoding DMT family transporter codes for the protein PVGFRRWAAVCVGLAGVIVILRPGEGAVQLVALFPLAAACCYAAMQIMTRRLGTTERASTIAFYSQVAFIVASVTMGLVAGDGRFAPDDGTILVFLLRAWTVPSIADGALFLGIGALNGVAAYLMSQGYRVSVPAALAPFEYVALPMSVFWGVLFFGHWPDAVTYAGMALVCGGGLYVLNHERVRRSGARSSS
- the gltX gene encoding glutamate--tRNA ligase — translated: MPQVRTRFAPSPTGYLHIGGARTALFNYLYARHCGGKFVLRIEDTDRQRSTPEAIDAILRSMEWLELEWDEGPFYQTERMDLYQDRLRALLSAGDAYPCVCTPETLDAKRQAAMAEKRKPMYDGTCRPAERAAVTLPEGIPFTIRFRSPESGATVVEDKVKGRVEFDNTELDDLILARSDGNPTYNFCVVCDDIDMGITHIVRGDDHLSNTPRQMQLYRALGAEPPVFAHVPLILGEDKKRLSKRHGATSVTAYRDMGYYPEALNNYLVRLGWSHGDQEIFDAHELVEKFDIDAVGKSSAVFNPEKLLWLNAHYLKNRPTAQLAEDAVPYLTAKGYAVPGDRPWLEKMVKTLRERAKSLVELADMAHYFLAETVEIDEKAGRKHLVPEAKSLLQEVSVKLGNLADFNQSGIEQVFGDIVADRDIKLGRVAQPVRVALTGSTVSPGIYEVIDVLGRNVTLARLAAGVRYIDARLSTES